The following are encoded together in the Brassica napus cultivar Da-Ae chromosome A9, Da-Ae, whole genome shotgun sequence genome:
- the LOC106362611 gene encoding kinesin-like protein KIN-14G: protein MESNDFSFSVVSIVEDVLQHYSTRSNDAGSLLPRKLEESSLRRYEAAAWLRETLGVSSGRDFPAEPSEEDFRLGLRSGIVLCNVLNKVNPGSVSKVVEAPDDVADGAALSAFQYFENIRNFLVAIEEMGLPSFEASDMEKGGKSIRIVNCILALKSYSEWKLKGGTGPFRYGSNMKNNFGSRKPFLRKSSEPFMSSMSINHSSTDQPLCSDVGQVSGSINGLVRSFPSDRKPEDIPNVIESVLNKVMEEVQQRLSIHNEMMKSSSKPIQEDDSSCEETVVPSQQCEVRQHEETEENSPSKVVEEKIQRINTEHYEEQEILLNQQKHIQELKQTLSTTKAGMRLLQKKYQEDFFHLGNHVNGLAHAATGYKRVLEENRKLYNLVQDLKGNIRVYCRVRPFLPGEPTALSTVEHIDEGTITIRVPSKYGKEGHKPFMFNKVFGPSAAQEEVFSDMQPLVRSVLDGYNVCIFAYGQTGSGKTFTMTGPKELTEESLGVNYRALADLFLLSDQRKDTTSYQISVQMLEIYNEQVRDLLATDGQTKRLEIRNNSQNGINVPEASLMPVSTTDDVIQLMDLGHMNRAVSSTAMNDRSSRSHSCVTVHVQGRDLTSGTIIHGSMHLVDLAGSERVDKSEVTGDRLKEAQHINKSLSALGDVISSLSQKTSHVPYRNSKLTQLLQDSLGGSAKTLMFVHISPEADTLGEAISTLKFAERVGSVELGAARVNKDNSEVKELKEQIINLKMALARKGNGNDAQPTSLPHTPERVSRRRSLETPSVRPKLPNIGNAPSNLRQPFSDTASSRRHTLDLHELMRRRQSLNANEEDRESKSGEWIDKQDLEVQSVTDNESDEGVASDCSDSDLLWRLNVQVNVPRVANKQSSENPKPRKVQTRTTKLSETRSLIPSLIPAPSKRTPNTVNSQPQQRVTRDGKRRLSLGK from the exons ATGGAGTCGAATGATTTTTCCTTCTCCGTAGTATCCATCgttgaagatgttcttcaaCATTATAGTACCCGATCAAACGACGCCGGATCGCTGTTACCCCGGAAACTCGAAGAATCTT CTTTAAGAAGATACGAAGCTGCTGCATGGCTTAGAGAAACGCTCGGAGTTTCTAGCGGTAGAGACTTCCCCGCCGAACCTTCTGAAGAAGATTTTAGGCTTGGGTTGCGAAGTGGGATCGTTCTTTGTAATGTTCTTAACAAAGTTAATCCTGGCTCAGTCTCAAAG GTTGTTGAAGCACCGGATGATGTTGCAGATGGAGCTGCGCTCTCTGCTTTTCAGTACTTTGAAAACATCAGGAATTTTTTAGTTGCTATTGAGGAAATGGGTTTGCCATCTTTTGAAGCTTCTGACATGGAGAAG ggagGAAAGTCTATTAGGATAGTGAACTGCATACTTGCACTTAAGTCTTACAGCGAGTGGAAACTGAAAGGTGGAACTGGTCCGTTTAGGTATGGATCCAACATGAAGAATAATTTTGGATCGAGGAAACCGTTTCTGAGGAAAAGTTCTGAGCCGTTCATGAGTTCCATGTCAATAAATCATTCATCAACTGATCAACCTCTGTGTTCTGATGTTGGGCAAGTAAGTGGATCCATTAACGGGCTTGTTCGATCATTTCCTTCAGACAGAAAGCCTGAAGATATTCCAAAT GTTATAGAGTCTGTGCTGAACAAAGTTATGGAAGAAGTCCAGCAGCGGTTATCAATCCACAATGAAATG ATGAAATCAAGTTCAAAGCCTATTCAAGAAGATGATTCATCCTGCGAGGAGACAGTGGTACCGTCTCAGCAGTGTGAGGTAAGGCAACATGAGGAAACTGAAGAGAACAGTCCATCAAAGGTCGTAGAAGAAAAGATTCAAAGAATAAATACTGAACACTATGAAGAACAAGAGATTCTTCTAAATCAACAAAAGCACATCCAG GAGTTGAAGCAAACTTTAAGCACTACAAAAGCAGGAATGCGATTACTGCAGAAGAAGTATCAAGAAGACTTCTTTCACCTAG GCAATCATGTAAATGGTTTAGCTCACGCGGCTACGGGATACAAAAGAGTGCTTGAAGAAAACCGCAAACTGTACAACCTAGTGCAGGACCTGAAAG GGAATATACGAGTATACTGTCGGGTTAGGCCATTCTTGCCTGGGGAACCAACTGCTTTGAGTACCGTGGAACACATAGATGAAGGGACTATCACGATCAGAGTGCCATCAAAGTATGGGAAAGAAGGACACAAACCATTCATGTTCAACAAAGTCTTTGGTCCTTCTGCAGCACAAG AGGAAGTGTTTTCAGACATGCAGCCTTTGGTACGGTCGGTTCTTGATGGCTACAATGTCTGCATCTTTGCTTACGGCCAAACTGGGTCCGGGAAAACTTTTACCATG ACAGGGCCTAAGGAACTGACTGAAGAAAGCCTAGGTGTGAACTACAGGGCACTGGCTGATCTGTTTCTTCTATCAGACcaaagaaaagacacaaccaGCTACCAAATCTCGGTTCAGATGCTTGAAATTTATAACGAGCAAGTCAGAGATCTACTTGCCACTGATGGCCAAACTAAAAG GTTGGAGATCAGAAACAACTCTCAAAATGGAATTAACGTTCCGGAAGCAAGTCTAATGCCTGTCTCAACGACGGATGATGTTATACAGTTGATGGATCTAGGACATATGAACCGTGCAGTGAGCTCTACAGCCATGAATGACAGAAGTAGTCGATCTCACAGCTGTGTGACTGTTCATGTTCAAGGCAGAGACCTCACGTCTGGAACTATCATCCATGGTTCCATGCATCTGGTTGATCTTGCAGGAAGCGAGAGAGTGGACAAGTCAGAGGTGACTGGAGACAGACTGAAGGAGGCTCAACACATCAATAAGTCACTCTCGGCTCTTGGCGATGTTATCTCTTCGCTTTCTCAGAAGACTTCTCATGTGCCTTACAGGAATAGTAAACTCACCCAGCTTCTCCAGGACTCCCTCG GTGGATCAGCCAAGACGCTTATGTTTGTACACATTAGTCCAGAAGCTGATACTCTTGGAGAAGCTATTAGCACTCTGAAGTTTGCTGAACGAGTGGGGAGTGTTGAGCTAGGCGCTGCTCGTGTGAACAAAGATAACTCAGAAGTCAAGGAGCTTAAAGAACAG ATTATTAATCTTAAAATGGCTTTAGCGAGGAAAGGAAATGGTAATGATGCACAACCAACCTCTTTGCCACATACCCCTGAGAGAGTATCAAGAAGAAGATCACTTGAAACACCTTCCGTGCGACCCAAGCTTCCTAACATTGGAAACGCGCCAAGCAACCTTAGGCAGCCTTTTAGCGATACTGCATCTTCAAGAAGACACACCTTAGACCTCCATGAGTTAATGAGGCGGAGGCAATCACTCAACGCGAATGAAGAGGATAGAGAATCTAAGTCAGGGGAGTGGATAGATAAACAAGATCTCGAAGTGCAGAGTGTTACAGATAACGAATCTGATGAAGGCGTGGCAAGTGACTGCTCAGATTCTGATTTGTTGTGGCGATTGAACGTTCAAGTGAATGTGCCTAGAGTTGCTAATAAACAAAGTTCAGAAAATCCCAAACCGAGGAAAGTTCAGACAAGAACTACTAAACTCTCAGAAACCAG AAGTTTAATTCCATCTCTGATCCCAGCACCAAGTAAGAGAACTCCTAACACCGTGAACTCGCAGCCGCAGCAGCGAGTAACCAGAGATGGAAAACGCAGATTGAGTTTAGGCAAGTGA